In Agromyces sp. G08B096, a genomic segment contains:
- a CDS encoding FMN reductase produces MTKHIVVISAGLSTPSSTRQLADRLAADAVAQLHERGAEVEVQTFELRDLAHDVTNHLLMGFAPPKLQAVLDALASADGLIAVTPIFTTSYAGLFKSFIDVIDPQALTDLPVLIGATGGTPRHSLAIDYAIRPLFTYLHAIPVTTGVYAATGDWGGGGDGVRSLPERIFRGAKEFAELVERTDRSELVNDPFALDRPMGHLVGGLAGE; encoded by the coding sequence ATGACCAAGCACATCGTCGTCATCTCGGCCGGGCTCTCGACCCCGAGCTCGACGCGCCAGCTCGCCGACCGGCTCGCCGCCGACGCGGTGGCCCAGCTGCACGAGCGCGGCGCCGAGGTCGAGGTGCAGACGTTCGAGCTGCGCGACCTCGCGCACGACGTCACGAACCACCTGCTGATGGGCTTCGCCCCGCCGAAGCTGCAGGCCGTGCTCGACGCGCTCGCGTCGGCCGACGGGCTCATCGCCGTGACGCCCATCTTCACCACCAGTTACGCGGGGCTCTTCAAGAGCTTCATCGACGTGATCGACCCGCAGGCGCTCACCGACCTGCCGGTGCTGATCGGCGCGACGGGCGGAACGCCGCGGCACTCGCTCGCGATCGACTACGCGATCCGACCGCTGTTCACCTACCTGCATGCGATCCCGGTGACCACCGGCGTCTACGCGGCGACGGGTGACTGGGGCGGCGGCGGCGACGGCGTGCGCTCCCTCCCCGAGCGCATCTTCCGCGGGGCGAAGGAGTTCGCCGAGCTCGTCGAGCGGACCGACCGCTCGGAGCTCGTGAACGACCCCTTCGCGCTCGACCGGCCGATGGGACACCTCGTCGGCGGGCTCGCGGGGGAGTAG